The following coding sequences lie in one Crassostrea angulata isolate pt1a10 chromosome 10, ASM2561291v2, whole genome shotgun sequence genomic window:
- the LOC128167182 gene encoding uncharacterized protein LOC128167182 codes for MHSELYEVTATAAGFTLVVWVLSCSLFRYWLRDFSGETGTRKQCPSNIKRIVQEENYESGRSQPTPSLSSADDLLFRKKRRIRRRKRKRNLNASVAVENNVPVTPQDFRPRASSDNQLSTSRRRSYCCQELDLESQKDQPHVKAILQDHDWNTIATALVYLHKHNALERIAKIVLKAIQHMQDLAAVPGRGYTNYMGYSLPNDYSETELRDIVLDRHGDMTIGEFKWVHREFVKSHGYPPTPYGFSKLYEKSIETSKLRKRFDKLREKNDETEKRLEIEQQKLKEVQKENNLLKSRVIHLECSVARALCKICLVNEVAVLYQPCDHAVVCRSCHERSMAGKSKRARTCNICNCHIKTTKSLILA; via the exons ATGCACTCGGAGTTGTACGAGGTAACTGCCACTGCTGCAGGCTTTACCCTGGTGGTCTGGGTCCTGTCCTGTTCACTCTTCAGGTATTGGCTACGGGACTTTTCAGGAGAAACTGGCACAAGAAAACAATGCCCATCGAATATAAAGAGAATAGTCCAGGAGGAAAACTACGAGAGTGGACGTTCACAACCCACGCCCTCTCTCTCCTCTGCAGACGACCTACTATTCAGAAAAAAGAGGCGAATCCGTAGAAGGAAACGGAAACGAAATTTGAATGCAtctg TTGCAGTTGAAAACAATGTGCCGGTCACTCCTCAAGACTTCCGACCTAGAGCAAGCAGTGACAACCAACTCTCCACCAGCAGAAGAAGAAGCTACTGCTGCCAGGAGCTGGACTTGGAGTCCCAGAAGGATCAGCCACACGTAAAGGCAATCCTTCAGGACCACGACTGGAACACCATTGCTACTGCTCTTGTTTATCTACACAAGCACA ATGCCCTCGAAAGGATTGCAAAGATCGTCTTGAAAGCGATACAGCACATGCAGGATCTGGCGGCTGTTCCTGGACGAGGGTACACAAACTACATGGGATACAGTCTTCCCAACGATTACAGCGAGACTGAGCTCAGGGACATTGTCTTAGATCGCCATGGAGACATGACGATTGGCGAATTCAAGTGGGTCCACCGAGAGTTTGTTAAGAGTCATG GATATCCACCTACGCCCTATGGATTCTCTAAACTCTATGAAAAAAGCATCGAGACTT CAAAACTCCGTAAACGTTTTGACAAATTACgggaaaaaaatgatgaaactgAAAAGCGCCTTGAAATCGAACAACAGAAGTTGAAGGAGGTGCAAAAAGAGAACAACCTACTCAAGTCACGAGTTATTCATCTGGAGTGCTCGGTGGCCCGGGCTCTGTGTAAGATCTGTCTGGTCAACGAGGTGGCGGTGCTGTACCAGCCATGCGATCACGCCGTGGTCTGCAGGTCCTGCCACGAACGAAGCATGGCAGGGAAGTCCAAGCGAGCACGCACGTGCAATATATGTAACTGTCatatcaaaacaacaaaaagcCTTATCCTGGCCTAA